One window of Mesorhizobium loti R88b genomic DNA carries:
- a CDS encoding phage tail protein, whose protein sequence is MGTPYIGELKVISWNFAPKGWALCNGQLLPINQNQPLFSLLGTMYGGDGRVNFALPDLRSRVPVYSGGPIGAVVGGRGGEEFHTLTQGEMPTHNHMINASQTQGDKNTASGNVLAREVGVLYAAYANPTTLNPGSISSVGGSNPHENRQPFLTLNIVIALQGIFPSRN, encoded by the coding sequence ATGGGCACGCCTTATATAGGTGAACTCAAAGTTATTTCTTGGAATTTTGCGCCAAAGGGCTGGGCGCTCTGCAACGGGCAGCTATTGCCGATAAATCAAAATCAACCTTTATTTTCGCTCCTTGGTACAATGTATGGCGGCGACGGTAGGGTTAACTTTGCTCTGCCGGATCTTCGAAGCAGGGTTCCTGTATACTCGGGCGGTCCCATTGGAGCGGTCGTCGGCGGCAGAGGTGGAGAAGAGTTTCACACGCTCACGCAGGGCGAAATGCCGACCCACAACCATATGATCAATGCGTCGCAGACCCAAGGCGACAAGAACACCGCCTCCGGCAATGTGCTGGCGCGCGAGGTGGGTGTCCTCTACGCAGCCTATGCCAATCCGACGACGTTGAATCCTGGATCTATCTCCAGCGTTGGCGGCAGCAATCCGCACGAAAATCGTCAGCCTTTTTTGACGCTGAATATTGTCATCGCCCTGCAAGGCATTTTCCCGTCGCGGAACTAG